One Capsicum annuum cultivar UCD-10X-F1 chromosome 2, UCD10Xv1.1, whole genome shotgun sequence genomic window carries:
- the LOC107860206 gene encoding peroxidase 51 — protein MGRLNLLMLLVLSFSVVLMANLASAQLRSNYYANTCPNVESIVRNVVNQKFQQTFVTIPAVLRLFFHDCFVEGCDASVIVSSTPGNTAEKDHPDNLSLAGDGFDTVIKAKAAIDSNSRCRNKVSCADILALATRDVIQLSGGPWYPVELGRLDGLTSKASNVEGKLPKPTFNLNQLNAMFASHGLTQADMIALSAAHSVGFSHCSKFSNRIYNFSPQSPIDPTLNKQYAAQLRGMCPRNVDPRIAINMDPKTPRTFDNNYFKNLQQGMGLFTSDQVLYTDRRSKGTVDLWASNTKSFNSAFVTAMTKLGRVGVKTGRNGNIRFDCGRMN, from the exons ATGGGTCGTCTAAATCTTCTTATGTTATTAGTTCTTTCATTTAGCGTTGTGTTGATGGCTAACTTGGCATCTGCACAACTGAGAAGCAACTATTATGCTAATACTTGTCCTAATGTTGAATCCATTGTTAGAAACGTTGTTAACCAGAAATTTCAACAAACGTTTGTCACTATCCCTGCTGTTCTTCGTCTCTTCTTCCATGATTGCTTTGTTGAG GGATGTGATGCTTCAGTAATAGTATCATCAACACCAGGGAACACAGCTGAGAAGGATCATCCAGATAATCTATCATTGGCAGGAGATGGATTTGATACTGTCATTAAAGCTAAAGCGGCCATTGATTCAAACTCTCGTTGTAGAAATAAAGTCTCTTGTGCTGACATTCTCGCCTTAGCCACCAGAGATGTCATCCAGCTG TCTGGGGGACCATGGTACCCAGTGGAATTAGGAAGGCTAGATGGGCTGACATCAAAAGCTTCGAACGTGGAAGGAAAGCTGCCAAAACCAACATTCAATCTCAATCAACTCAATGCCATGTTTGCTTCTCATGGTTTAACTCAAGCTGACATGATCGCCCTTTCTG CTGCCCATTCTGTTGGGTTTTCTCACTGTAGCAAGTTTTCGAACCGGATTTACAACTTCAGCCCACAAAGCCCAATAGATCCAACACTTAACAAGCAATATGCAGCCCAACTACGAGGGATGTGTCCCAGGAATGTTGACCCAAGGATAGCCATCAACATGGATCCCAAAACCCCAAGGACCTTTGACAATAATTACTTCAAGAATTTACAGCAAGGTATGGGCCTATTCACATCAGATCAAGTGCTTTATACGGACAGACGTTCCAAGGGAACTGTGGACCTTTGGGCCAGTAACACCAAATCATTCAACAGTGCTTTTGTGACTGCAATGACAAAGTTGGGCCGAGTTGGTGTGAAGACCGGGCGGAATGGAAACATTCGGTTCGACTGCGGAAGAATGAACTAA
- the LOC107860205 gene encoding scarecrow-like protein 32, which translates to MMQFTESLPPSLHQQVSPFSNLMMNKNSSTNNQIQRARPWPGFHTPKNLGNIGDTNCMEQLLVHCANAIESNDSTLAQQILWVLNNIAPPDGDSNQRLTCGFLRALIVRAAKIGTCKLLTANLNHSMETHKFSIIELASFVDLTPWHRFGFTAANGAILEAVEGYSIIHIVDFSLTHCMQIPTLIDAISSRLEGPPLVKLTVAGATEDLPPMLDLSYEELGAKLVNFARSRNVMMEFRVIPSSSSDGFSNVIEQLRVQNLIRPENGEALVINCHMMLHYIPEETTLLSNRFTSECTTNSFRTMFLKAIRNLDPTIVVLVDEDADFTSNNLVCRLRSAFNYLWIPYDTVDTFLPRGSKQRQWYEADICWKIENVIANEGVQRLERLEPKSQWVQRMRNANLRSSGFSEEAVMEVKNMLDEHAAGWGLKREEEDLVLTWKGHNVVFATAWVPL; encoded by the coding sequence ATGATGCAATTTACTGAGAGTTTACCACCATCACTTCACCAACAAGTTTCACCGTTTTCAAATCTTATGATGAATAAGAATAGTAGTACTAATAATCAGATCCAACGTGCGCGCCCCTGGCCTGGTTTTCACACACCAAAGAATTTGGGGAACATTGGGGACACTAATTGCATGGAACAATTGTTAGTCCACTGTGCCAATGCTATCGAGAGCAACGACTCGACTTTAGCACAACAAATCTTGTGGGTCCTTAATAACATTGCCCCTCCTGATGGTGACTCGAACCAGCGACTCACTTGTGGATTCCTCCGAGCCCTAATTGTTCGCGCAGCGAAAATTGGGACTTGCAAATTGCTCACGGCCAATCTCAATCATTCCATGGAAACTCATAAATTCTCCATCATTGAGCTTGCAAGCTTCGTTGACTTGACCCCTTGGCATCGGTTCGGGTTCACGGCTGCTAACGGAGCTATATTAGAAGCTGTTGAAGGTTACTCTATTATTCACATTGTTGATTTTAGCTTGACACATTGCATGCAAATTCCCACACTTATAGATGCAATTTCGTCTCGACTAGAAGGCCCGCCGTTAGTCAAACTAACGGTAGCTGGTGCAACGGAAGATTTGCCACCGATGCTTGATCTTTCTTACGAGGAATTAGGTGCTAAATTGGTAAATTTTGCAAGGTCACGAAATGTCATGATGGAATTTCGAGTGATTCCTTCGAGTTCATCAGATGGATTTTCAAACGTTATCGAACAGCTACGTGTCCAAAATCTAATACGTCCTGAGAATGGAGAGGCACTGGTAATAAATTGTCACATGATGCTTCATTACATACCGGAGGAAACAACATTACTGTCCAATCGATTTACCTCGGAGTGTACTACTAACTCGTTTCGTACCATGTTTCTGAAGGCCATTCGGAATTTGGACCCTACAATTGTTGTGTTAGTGGACGAAGATGCAGATTTTACGTCGAATAATCTGGTGTGCAGACTAAGGTCCGCGTTTAATTATTTATGGATACCTTATGATACTGTGGATACGTTTCTTCCTAGAGGGAGCAAGCAAAGGCAGTGGTACGAAGCGGATATATGCTGGAAAATTGAGAATGTGATAGCAAACGAGGGTGTTCAGAGGCTCGAGAGGTTGGAACCGAAGAGTCAGTGGGTGCAACGGATGAGAAATGCAAATTTGAGGAGCAGTGGATTTAGTGAAGAAGCAGTGATGGAAGTGAAGAACATGTTGGATGAACATGCAGCTGGATGGGGGTTAAAGAGGGAAGAAGAAGATCTTGTGCTTACATGGAAAGGACATAATGTTGTGTTTGCTACTGCTTGGGTTCCTCTTTAG